The genomic region TTTCCATCTGTAACACCATCACTACTTGCACAATACACACCGATTAGAGTCAGAGAGCCAAAGATAGAAACAAAACATAAAAGGAAGAAACTTTGTTTTTGCTCAAGACATGCTACGTTAGCTCCCCCGACCCCTCTTAGCAACACACACACTCAACTCTCTTTTTTTTTTTTTGTCTGAACACACACTCAACTCAACTCTGTGTTTCTTTCTGGAAGACGCTGAAACCCAACCCAAAATCATAAAAGAGGAAAAAGGAGAAGAAAAAAAATAAAAAATAAAAAGAGAGCCAAGGGTTACTCAGCATTCAGCAATAAAAACCAAACCCAAAGGCCAACTGTTTGCTCCTCCCAACACCTCCATTTCCATCACCACCACCTCAGCTCTGATCATATTTCCACTAAAACCCATATTCCTCTCTTTCAGCTATTTTATTCTCTCTCTTCAATCTCTCACTTAAATTTTCTTCCTTTTGTTGAGTTGCATTCCAAATTCTCAAGCTTTAATAAAACCCTCATTTCCAGAGGGATAGATACAGGGAAGAAAAACCAGAAACAGCTCAAATTCATCATATTCAGTTCTCTTCTTCAAGTTTATCATATAAAGTTTTGATCTTTTTGCACTAGTTTTCTTTTTTGTTCAATTTTTCAATGGCTGCGGTTGCTGAGATGGGCGGTGAGGCAGCCTCTGCCAACAACCAGAAGTTGGATTCAGTACCGAAACCGGTATCTGAATCGAAACCCAAATCGGAATTCGATGTGCAGAAGCTGGTGGATATGTTCACCAAGCTGAACCCTTTAGCCAAAGAGTTCTTCCCTTCATCTTACTCACCTCTCCACAACCACAATTTTGATAACTCTTTTGCTGTCAATAACGATAAGCTCTTGCCCACTGACAATCAGGCCAACAATCGAAGGGTACTCATTTTTCTCTATTGATCCCCCTTTTTTGTTTTGTATTTCGTTTTATTTCGATTTTTTATTCATGGTCTTGTTGCAAATTGTGTTTGCTTATAGTTGAGTGAGCTGTGGGATTTTTCCTGTTTATTGTAGTTTTGATGGAATGTGGTCTGAATTGGGTTTCTTGTTGAAGTGGTAGCTGTTTGTGTTTGTCGGTGAAAGAAGTACAGTTCAGTCTACAACAGTTTTTGTATTACTGATTTTTTGTGATTAAAAGTTGAGCTATTATTGTGGATAGTGATGTTACTGAAAAGTGTTTATGGATTCAAGTAATGTGACCATTTGTATTTTTTTGGTTAGACTAAGCTGTCCGCTGGTACTGTATAAATTCATGATTTTTTTTTTTTTGATTTTATGCTTGTTGGTATGACGAGTTTAGTGGATTTGTGATTGCCCTTTTGATTTTTGGTTTATGTATTTGTGCGTGTTGGGTGTTTGTGTTGGAAGACATCTGCTCCTGCATGCTTATCAACATACTTTCAACATGGGGTCTTGTTTGGCGCAGTTGTGAATTATGCCCATGATATCATCATGTAGTTATTGTCACCATAACTTTTATGTTTGTATTATCACTGTTATTATCATTTGGTGGAGTGATTTGATTGTTGGAACACTTATCAATGGAGAACCTTTGAGAAGTTTCTTCTGTGGAACCACATTGTTTGAAAAACAGATGCTTGTTTCAAAATGAACTTGCTTGTTGTAATGATGATACATATATTGTTGTCTTTTTTTTTTCATTAATGGCTATATTAATTTATACTGTTGGTTGTTCACAATGAATAAATAACGAGATTACGTTCTCTGCCAAAGTTGTAATTTTCTGTCATTGTATTTGGTTATAAATTTCCGTTGTTTTTGTTTTCCAGAGAAGAAATAACTACAATCAGGGGAAGAGAAGGTTAAGTGGGAGAGCTTTCAGAGCTGAGCGTGAAAATAGTATTAGACGAACAGTTTATGTTTCTGATATTGATCAGCAAGTAAGTTGATCGTAAGATATATATGAATTGGGTTTTGTATATCTGGAAACTAGATAACAGCTATCACTTTTCTCATTCTAATGTAGGTTACTGAAGAGCGTCTTGCTGCCATATTTAGTAATTGTGGACAAGTAAGTTGCATTGCTTCCCTGACCTTCAGTTTAAGTCTTTTTTTAAGAGTGAATATGCTAGTACCTTGTTGAGTTCAGTTTTGCCAAATTTCATGTAATTATCCTCTGGTGTTGCTTGTTTATGAGCACTATAGATGTCTTTTATAATCGAGACTTGTATGCAAGATACATTTTTCTTGATCCACACCTGGAAATTGGTTCAGTACTGAGTTCTGCCCTGGTGCTCTTCTGGCCAACACTATGTGCTGTTTCCGGTATTTGATACATTACGTGTCTCTCTTTCTGAATAAGTGGCTCTCTGTACATGTGATTAAAATTAAGTTATGAAGTTTAAGGTTTGTTTTCTTATTTATGTCAAACCTTTGTCAAATTCTGTTGCTTCCTCGTTACCTTGTATAAATGAAATTTGTTTTCCAAGTGAAAATTTTTCCTGGTCTTTCATGCCCTCGAGGATACTAAGGGCACAGTAGTTGCTGATGGCTAGAGAGGGTGAAATTGACATGAAAACTGTTACCATTTTTCTTAAGGCCTTGAGGTCACATGAGATTGATGGAGGGGAACATTATAACAGAATTTAAGGTAGCATTGGTTAACATTGTTGAATCGAAATTGAAAAATTGAAGTTTGATTGAGTTACTGACATCTATTTATGCTGTGTAGAATATTGATTTGATGATGAACATGCTGATAAATGAGTGTTATAGAATGCTGATGTTAAGGTCGAGAAATAAAGATTATTCCATCTAGGGTGGTAGCACCAAGGGGTGGGGAGGTGAGGAAGTGCCATTTCACATGTTATCTGCATGTGCATCTGTGAAGTTAGGACACTTCAGTAGAGAAGGCTGAGTTCATAAAAGTCGATGCCTCGGTCTAAAATAACAGGGGGTAGACATTTGACATGTCTTGTATACTGTTGTTTCTGACTTTCTGCTAGGCCTGACTGGCCAGTAGTGGATCCGAATTATTTTGGGGCTGAGGGCTGGGTGGAGTTGCACTCAATCTCTTGACTTGACCTTAAGGTTGGGTTATGCTGTAGTTAGATTACCATGTGATATTGTCTACCATTGTAAGATGTGCAGTTGCATGACAAGACTTGATACTGATTCAAAGTTTTAGCAAGATTAGTTGCCGATTTCATTGTTTTGGGCAAAAGGGTGAATGGGTAGTGACACTGCTGGTAATGATATGTTGTACGAACTTTTTAGTGAAACCAGTGGTGACATCTCTGCTGGAGTATTTGTGGTATTGAGCTAACAGAGGTAAATTTCTGACAATGGCTAGTGTATATGGTTATGAACTTATGATGGATATCTGCTGTTCACTAGTGAACTTGCCCTTTTTGGGTTTGCCAATGCTCTGAAACTACTTACTGCTATCTTATAAAAGGTTATGGGCCAACACCCAGCCTTTCAGACATAGCTCAATCATGAAGACACGATTTAGAGCTGGTACACATGGCAATGAGATTGAATTCATAGGCTCAATTATCATTAAAAGGGATAGGGGTTTAAAATGACGTGAAAAGTATATTTGTTGTCTTTCCGCTTATAGCTCTAAGTAAGGACTGGTGCATAACACCGTTTATAAATATGAATGGTTGCTTCATCAAGTTAATGTCTTAGATGACACACCTAAAGTTTGTTTTATCTATATTTCAAGGTGGTCGACTGCCGAATTTGCGGTGATCCGCATTCAGTACTCCGTTTTGCATTTGTGGAGTTTGCTGATGAGCGTAAGGATTTTTTTTTTGTTCTGCAAGCATTTGGCAACATGTTATCTTTTCTTATATATTGCATGATACAATTTGAGATCTTCTTGACAGATGGGGCGAGAGCTGCTTTGAACCTTGGTGGGACAATGTTAGGGTATTATCCTGTCAGAGTCTTACCTTCAAAAACTGCCATCCTCCCTGTGAACCCTACCTTCCTCCCTAGGGTAACAATTATTCTCTGAAAATTTGTCTTTAGTGTCTCATTGATGCATGCTTATGAGGTTTCACTTAGAGATTCCTAAACTCATATGCAGTCAGAAGATGAGCGGGAAATGTGTAGCAGAACTGTATATTGTACAAATATCGATAAGAAGGTTTACACTTTTCATAAGAATCCTTTTGTTCCAAATGTTGAGGAATTGGGCCTTGGACATGCATATATGGCTCTGTTGAATATCTGAAATGTTGCTGGTTCCATGTGCAGGTTTCTCAAGCTGAAGTCAAGAATTTCTTTGAAACAGCTTGTGGTGAGGTGGGGAAAAGTGTTATTTATTATTTATTATTTATAGTTTCTTTCGATCATATTTTACTAGTAGTAGTAATTTACTTTCTTTTTTCCTAATATCAGGTTACTCGTTTGAGGCTTTTGGGAGATCATGTGCATTCAACTCGTATAGCTTTTGTTGAATTTGCAATGGTATGTTTAAGCTTACAACACTATGTTTGATGAAGATTAAAGTAAAAAAGTTGCTAAGATATGTGGCCGAGTTTGTTTATTCTAAAGTCTTGTCTATATATAGTTTCTTTCCCAGCTGGAAAAATTCTGTCACCAAATCATTTGGAAAATCTTCAAACCTCTGTATCTAATTTCTGGTTGAAGTGTACATGGTTTCAATACATCTGTCATTCTTGTTTATTGGTTCCTTTTTCAATCCCATTCAGTTGGAAGAGAGAGAATCCTCCATGTCCCCAAGTATTCACTTCTCCCATCACACTAGTAAAAAAACATGAGCTTATTCTTTAGACTATTTTTGTAGCATAGCTCAGGGAATGTACTCTAGATAATTTGAACATTTTTTTTTCCAAGTAATCTGTAAGCATATTGCTTATTGCGGAGCGAGCTTGTGTGCTAGAACTTCTACATTTATTTCTTTGTGGGACTTTGGAAGAGGTGGTATCAACACCTAATGTGGTTGTTTGCCTGGTTGAATTAGATTTCAGACTGATTCTTGCACCTCAGAAATAAATATAATCGAGCGAGAATTATTAACAAAATATCCAGATTATTTGACAAGATAACATTTCCCCTTAGGTGTTTGTATAGGTAAGGATATTTTTATCGTATTCTTTATCTCCGCTGCTCTCCTTTTTTATGACATTTTCATAGCAGATTGGTTGAGGAATTTTGAATCTTCTGCTGTATGGTTTTGAAGATAAATGATCTTTTTCTTGACATACTCAATTTTCTTACGCTTTTGCTTTAATGAACAGGCAGAAAGTGCCATACTTGCACTGAACTGTAGCGGAATGGTGTTGGGAACACAACCCATCAGGTCTGTTCTCTAAACCAAATGAGATTTCCTAAACACCTCAAGTCGGTCAATATCATAACGTCTTGTGTACATTGCAATGTTGTAGGGTAAGTCCTTCAAAGACACCTGTGCGGCCACGTGTCACTCGTCCATTGCATTGACCTATACTATCGGGAAAGATCCATGGATGGAGCTTGGTAGGCGGATTGACAAACGCAAAGAAACTTTCTTGTGTTTGAAGGGGTGATTATTATCTATTCCTTTCAGTATTTCCATCTTTTCCGTTGCAGTGGTTCTTTTTCTGTGACTGAAATATTCAGACCTCGCTTCAGTTGAAGTTTCGAGAGATGGTTTGGATGTTGACATGTCTTAGCTTTTAACATCGTCATTGATTTGGAAGTTTTAGTTCTAGATTTAGTTCAGTTACCTTATGCTGTGAATGTGAGTATCTATCCTTGCTCATGCCTGTGACTTGTGCACGCACTCGAAAGCTTAAATACCAATTTGTATTTACCAAATAAACGGTGCTAGTGCAAAGTTGCGGTTTATCAATGCCCACTTCTATTAAATTCCAATGCGATTCTAGGGATCACAATTTCTAGGATGCCTTGTGACCGAGGAAAACCAGGGTCAGACCTGTGACCAAAGAAGTACCTGATATTAAGGTTCATTTCCATCCCTCAGTAACCGGTTTCTGATCAATAGGATAGGAATGCTTTGGTGGATTCATATTTTCGGCTGACCTTGGGCGAGAAGCTTTACCCATGACTGAAAAAAAAAAATAATAATAATAACAAATCAAATTGAAAATAAAGCTCTTGCTTCCTAGTTGTACTCCCCTTTTCGTCTTCTTTGGTTTGGAAATAGTATGAAAGTTGTCGATGAATATTAGATGTGGTTACAATACACAATGTGACTTCCGGATGGGTGCGTGGTGCAATCTCAACTCTTGTATGAACTTGTGGCCAGTGCCGAGCCAAGGATCTTTTGAACACTTTTACGAACTCTTGTGTAAATTCCTTGTACATGCGAAGTGAACAAAATGCGCCTGCAAAGCCCTCTAATACCGTATTGATAATCCGAGGAAAACAGAAGTGAACTAGACCAACTAGTCGAATAGTCAAGTCACTCAAGTGAAAAGTAGTTCTCTCCAACTGTTAGTGGGGATCCAAAGCTTGCTGTATGCGACTGTTAAAATTCACTACACAATTTAAGGGTAAATCATGTTATGCATAAAAAATGAAAATAAAAATGTTATTCAGAGTCACAGCACCAACGTTGGTATAGGTGGTGTGTGTCATTTGGCGAAAAATGTATTAGGTGTTTCCCAAAGTAGGAATACATATTTTTCTTCAGCTTTCCTGGTTGTCTTTGTGAAGATCTCATTTTGGCAGGTAGAGATTGCAGGTTAATTTCTTCATTCCCTAGTGAAGTTTAACTGATGTTCTCACTTCTATAAATCATATATCATCCCCGGCGTATGTCTACATGTTTGCAGGAGATATATAAGGTAAATCTTTATACATGTACATGTCCGTTTTCCACATATCTTTGGTGATTCCGTGTAGATCTATTTGTGATTTGTGAAATTTAGTAAATATACATTCTCCTACTTGCGAATATTCATAGATTCAACTAGGTGGATGAAACAGAAAACCAAATCGAAACTTGCTCATTCACTATCACATTGTAGAACTTACACCACTCTTTTCTTTTGTTTTTCAACTTTTTTTTGTTTTTTTTCAATTTATGTTGTACATATGAAGGAAGCATCAAACAAGTGAATGATGCTATACATTGTTTCATGGCGACTAAACTAGCAAGTCAGCCTTAAAAAACATAACTAGCTAGCTAGCCAGCTAGGTCCAAAGACTGCTTGAAGTCAGAAGCATATGCTTCATCAATATAGACTCATATGCAAGGACGGGGGTTTTGTGTGCCATAAGTGACGCCAACGGCATTTTCACAGTAAGAACTCGCAATACCTCCAGGACCGTCGAGGGATAACTTGATATTGTTCATCACTATGTTCTTGCAAGGGCTGGTTTTGCTGCATTTCAGAATCACTGCTTCTTTGGAAGAAGAACTTCCCCGTATGTTATTATATGTCACATTACTAATCTGCACATTCGAAGTAACCTACACCAGAAGAAATAACTGTTATTCCATTGGATAGAATCAATGTTCTCTCAAGTACTTAGTTTGATAGTTTGTGTCACCATAAAAGAACTGTGCTTGAGTGGTTGACTAAGAACCCTAGTATGTTTCTGTTGTCAACTTTCAATCTACACCACATTAGTACTGATAAAACAAAGAGAGTGATATATACATACCTGTTGATTGCAGGGAGGGCTGGGGCAATAATTCTGACCGATAATAATTGGATTCATGACATCAGTCATCACAATGTTTTCATATATAATCTTTGAAACCTTCAAGGGATGAGAATCAGCCCATGTTTTGATTCTTAGACCATTGGTAGTCCCCTTTGAACCACTATCTTTCACATATACTCCTTCAACATCATGTTCATTACCATACCCTCCGAGACTTCCAATGCTGATTCCATGCCCAGGACCGCAGAAAATCTTATGAATGTGGATTTCCCTACTTCCTGACAATATGGCAATGCAGTCATCGCCGGTGGTGATAACCGAACGTGAGATTCTGATGCGGTAGGAGCTTCCGATTTTTATGCCATCGGTGTTTGGGCTATCACCTGGAGCTGACAATCTAAGTTTGGTGAAGTCCATTTTGTTGCATCCAAAAAGCCTGATATGAGCATTTTTGCTGTTGTATGATCTCAAGTATGCGACGGTTGCATTATTGACGAAGTCAAAACTCAATGACTGTTCCATAGATATTTCAGAGACAACACAAGATGTTAAATTATGAGTAGAGATAGATATACCTTATTTAACACTAATTATGAAATCTGGAATTCAGTGATTTTTTTTTGGTCGTATCTTATGGAATTCAGTGATTACAGATAACAAAGTATATAGTTCTCAGAAGGATGTACAGACTANNNNNNNNNNNNNNNNNNNNNNNNNNNNNNNNNNNNNNNNNNNNNNNNNNNNNNNNNNNNNNNNNNNNNNNNNNNNNNNNNNNNNNNNNNNNNNNNNNNNNNNNNNNNNNNNNNNNNNNNNNNNNNNNNNNNNNNNNNNNNNNNNNNNNNNNNNNNNNNNNNNNNNNNNNNNNNNNNNNNNNNNNNNNNNNNNNNNNNNNNNNNNNNNNNNNNNNNNNNNNNNNNNNNNNNNNNNNNNNNNNNNNNNNNNNNNNNNNNNNNNNNNNNNNNNNNNNNNNNNNNNNNNNNNNNNNNNNNNNNNNNNNNNNNNNNNNNNNNNNNNNNNNNNNNNNNNNNNNNNNNNNNNNNNNNNNNNNNNNNNNNNNNNNNNNNNNNNNNNNNNNNNNNNNNNNNNNNNNNNNNNNNNNNNNNNNNNNNNNNNNNNNNNNNNNNNNNNNNNNNNNNNNNNNNNNNNNNNNNNNNNNNNNNNNNNNNNNNNNNNNNNNNNNNNNNNNNNNNNNNNNNNNNNNNNNNNNNNNNNNNNNNNNNNNNNNNNNNNNNNNNNNNNNNNNNNNNNNNNNNNNNNNNNNNNNNNNNNNNNNNNNNNNNNNNNNNNNNNNNNNNNNNNNNNNNNNNNNNNNNNNNNNNNNNNNNNNNNNNNNNNNNNNNNNNNNNNNNNNNNNNNNNNNNNNNNNNNNNNNNNNNNNNNNNNNNNNNNNNNNNNNNNNNNNNNNNNNNNNNNNNNNNNNNNNNNNNNNNNNNNNNNNNNNNNNNNNNNNNNNNNNNNNNNNNNNNNNNNNNNNNNNNNNNNNNNNNNNNNNNNNNNNNNNNNNNNNNNNNNNNNNNNNNNNNNNNNNNNNNNNNNNNNNNNNNNNNNNNNNNNNNNNNNNNNNNNNNNNNNNNNNNNNNNNNNNNNNNNNNNNNNNNNNNNNNNNNNNNNNNNNNNNNNNNNNNNNNNNNNNNNNNNNNNNNNNNNNNNNNNNNNNNNNNNNNNNNNNNNNNNNNNNNNNNNNNNNNNNNNNNNNNNNNNNNNNNNNNNNNNNNNNNNNNNNNNNNNNNNNNNNNNNNNNNNNNNNNNNNNNNNNNNNNNNNNNNNNNNNNNNNNNNNNNNNNNNNNNNNNNNNNNNNNNNNNNNNNNNNNNNNNNNNNNNNNNNNNNNNNNNNNNNNNNNNNNNNNNNNNNNNNNNNNNNNNNNNNNNNNNNNNNNNNNNNNNNNN from Fragaria vesca subsp. vesca linkage group LG3, FraVesHawaii_1.0, whole genome shotgun sequence harbors:
- the LOC101294440 gene encoding polyadenylate-binding protein, cytoplasmic and nuclear-like, with translation MAAVAEMGGEAASANNQKLDSVPKPVSESKPKSEFDVQKLVDMFTKLNPLAKEFFPSSYSPLHNHNFDNSFAVNNDKLLPTDNQANNRRRRNNYNQGKRRLSGRAFRAERENSIRRTVYVSDIDQQVTEERLAAIFSNCGQVVDCRICGDPHSVLRFAFVEFADEHGARAALNLGGTMLGYYPVRVLPSKTAILPVNPTFLPRSEDEREMCSRTVYCTNIDKKVSQAEVKNFFETACGEVTRLRLLGDHVHSTRIAFVEFAMAESAILALNCSGMVLGTQPIRVSPSKTPVRPRVTRPLH